ACCTATGGCCTTATTGCAAATCGCCGAGCCCGGCCAAAGCGCCGCGCCCCACCAACACAGACTCGCAGTCGGTATCGACCTTGGCACCACCAACTCTTTAGTGGCCGCGGTGCGAAGCGGTGAAGCCAGAACCCTGGCGGATGCCCAGGGCCGCCACTCTTTGCCCTCTATCGTGCGTTATGCAAAGGAGGGTATTTCCGTTGGCCAGGAAGCCGAACTGCACAGCGCCACCGATGCCGCCAATACCATAGTCTCTGTAAAACGCTTTATGGGCCGCAGCCTGGCGGATATTGAGGCTGGCAGTCAGCGTTTCCCTTATCAGTTCAGCGCCAGTGAAAACGGCTTGCCCCTGTTTAATACCCCTCAGGGACAGGTGAACCCGGTACAGGTGTCGGCCGAAATTCTGCGTCCGCTTATCGCCCGCGCCGAAGATACCCTTGGCGGAAGCCTGGAAGGTGCCGTGATTACTGTGCCTGCCTACTTCGATGATGCTCAGCGTCAGGGGACAAAGGACGCGGCGCAGCTTCTGGGTGTGAAAGTCCTACGATTGCTCAACGAGCCCACTGCTGCTGCCATCGCCTATGGTTTGGACTCAGGTCAGGAAGGCGTTATCGCCGTATATGACCTCGGCGGCGGTACCTTTGATATTTCCATTTTGCGTCTGAACCGCGGTGTGTTTGAAGTTTTGGCCACCGGTGGTGATTCTGCCCTTGGCGGCGATGATTTCGATCATCTGCTTGGCGGATATCTTGCTCAGCAATGGGGGCTGGATCTGGCCGATACTGGCCTCGGTCGTAAGCTGATGATCGAAGCCCGCAGAGTGAAAGAAGCTCTGACAGAGACAGATACCGTCACTGCGACTCTCGAGTATCAGGGGCAGGCTTACCATCACGACATCGACCGCGGGACCTTCGATGCCCTGATCGCCGCCTTGGTGAAAAAGACCATCGCCGCCTGTCGCCGCGCGCTGCGTGATGCGGGTATCGATGCTGGCGAAGTGCTGGAAACCGTGATGGTAGGCGGCTCGACCCGGGTGCCGTTGGTGCGTTCAGAAGTCGAAGCCTTCTTTGGTAAGGCGCCACTGACCAGCATTGACCCTGACCGGGTGGTAGCCATTGGCGCCGCCATTCAGGCGGATATTCTGGTTGGTAATAAACCCGAGTCGGATTTGCTGCTGTTGGATGTGATCCCGCTGTCGCTGGGTATTGAGACCATGGGCGGTTTGGTGGAGAAAATCGTTTCCCGCAATACCACCATTCCCGTTGCCCGCGCGCAGGAATTTACCACCTTTAAGGACGGCCAAACTGCCATGGCCTTCCATGTGGTACAAGGCGAGCGTGAGCTGGTACAGGATTGCCGCTCATTGGCACGCTTTACCCTGAAGGGGATACCACCGCTTGCTGCCGGCGCCGCCCATATTCGGGTCACTTTCCAGGTGGATGCTGATGGATTGCTCAGTGTCACCGCCATGGAAAAGTCCACCGGGGTGAAATCCAGCATTCAGGTGAAGCCTTCTTTTGGCCTGTCTGACACCGAAATCGCCACCATGCTCAAGGATTCCATGAAGCATGCCAAGGAAGACATCAGTCGCCGTATGCTGGCCGAGCAACAGGTAGAAGCTGCACGGGTGCTGGAGTCCCTGCATTCGGCGCTCGCCAAAGATAAGGTGCTGCTGTCTGAGGAAGAGCTAAACGATATCACCGCGGCCATGGCCGAACTTGCCGAAGTGGCCAAAGGCGATGATGCCGATGCTATTTTGGCGGCCATTGAGCGACTGGACAACCAAACCCAGGAGTTTGCCGCCAAACGTATGGACAATTCTATCCGCAATGCCCTCAAGGGCCAGTCGGTCGACACTATATAGGTAACAACATGCCGCAAATCGTATTTTTGCCTCACGAAGAACTCTGTCCTGATGGTGCCGTGGTTGAGGCCAAGGTGGGTGAGTCCATATTGGATGTGGCCTTAAGAAACGGGATCCACATTGAACATGCCTGTGAAAAATCCTGTGCCTGCACCACCTGCCACGTGGTGGTACGTGAAGGCTTTGATGAGCTCGAGCCATCGGACGAACTGGAAGATGATATGCTCGACAAAGCCTGGGGACTGGAGCCGGAAAGCCGCCTCTCTTGTCAGGCCAAGGTTGTGGATTGTGACCTGGTGGTCGACATTCCCAAGTACACCATCAACATGGTCAGTGAAGGCTAATCAGCGCCTTTCGATGATGAAAGCCAGTCTTATGACTGGCTTTTTTTTCGGCCGTCTCGCTATAGTTATTGGCACCGGCCACAGCGGCAATTGGCCGAGATTGCTTTTATACAAAAGGCGCGTATGATGCGCGAGTTTTTCATTATCGGAGTCATGAATGCGGATCGCTGTTTTATCTCAGGGGCCAGAACTCTATTCCACCCGTCGTTTGGTGGAGGCCGCCAAAGAGCGGGGTCATGAGGTCAGGGTCATTAACCCCCTTGAGTGTTATATGAACATCAATATGCGGGCGTCCAGCATTCACATTGCCGGGGAAGAGCTGCCTATTTTCGATGCCGTGATCCCCCGCATCGGCTCGGCCATCACCTTTTACGGCTGTGCCGTGCTGAGGCAATTTGAAATGATGGGGGTGTATACCCTAAATGAATCTGTTGCCGTTACCCGCTCCCGCGATAAGCTACGTTCAATGCAGCTGATGTCTCGTCGCGGTATAGGGTTGCCCATCACCGGATTTGCCAACAAGCCGTCGGACATTCCTGACTTGATTGAGATGGTTGGTGGTGCCCCGCTGGTGATTAAGTTGCTGGAAGGCACCCAGGGCATAGGTGTGGTGCTTGCCGAGACCCGCAAAGCGGCAGAGAGTGTGATTGAAGCCTTTATGGGCCTTAAGGCCAACATCATGGTGCAGGAATATATCCGCGAGGCCAATGGCGCCGATATTCGCTGTTTTGTGTTGGGTGACAAGGTGGTGGCGGCCATGAAGCGTCAGGCGGCGCCTGGCGAGTTTCGCTCCAATTTGCACCGCGGTGGCAGTGCGACTCTCGTTAAGCTGACACCGGAAGAGCGCTCTGTCGCCGTCCGTGCCGCCAAGACCATGGGACTGAATGTGGCTGGCGTCGATTTGCTGCGTTCAAACCACGGCCCGCTGGTGATGGAAGTCAACTCATCTCCCGGACTCGAAGGCATAGAAGGCGCTACCGGCAAGGATGTTGCCGGTGCCATCATTGCCTTTATTGAGAAAGCCGCCCATAAGAAACCCAAGCAAACGGGTGCCCGAGGTTAAGGACATTTTGTGATCCAGGATGGATTTTAAGGTTAACTCTTTGTAAGCCCATAAGAACTTTGATCGCCGTCAAACTCGCCATTGTCCATGGGCGTAAGCTTGTCACATGGCCGCCCAGAGCGGCATTCATGCTTATAAATAAAAGGACGCTGCCATGAAATCTGTACTGCCTCTGCTCCTGCTTGTTCCTGCCGCTGCCATGGCCCATGAGGGGCACGGTGGAGTGGGGCTCTTTCACCATATGATGGACCTGCTGCCTGCCATTGCGCTGGTGGCTATTGCCGGTACCTGGTGGTGGGCCAAGGGCCGCAAATAAGCCCTCTCAAATATTTCTGAACCAAACCTTGCAGAGCCCCAGCTTTGCAAGGTTTGGTTGTGCCTGTCTATGTGATAAAGATAGGCTTTGTGAAATAAATCCCGTATAATCCGCGCGAATTTTACAAACTTGCTCATCAAAGGAAGCTAGTTATGGCGATCGAACGCACTTTTTCTATCATCAAGCCTGATGCTGTTGCCAAGAACCACATCGGTGCTATCTACAACCGTTTTGAATCAGCTGGCCTGAAAATCATCGCTGCCAAGATGGTTCACCTGACCAAAGAGCAGGCTGAAGGTTTCTACGCTGAGCACAGCGAGCGTCCTTTCTTCGGCGCCCTGGTGTCTTTCATGACTTCTGGCCCTATCATGGTTCAGGTTCTGGAAGGTGAAAACGCCGTTCTGGCCAACCGCGAAATCATGGGTGCTACCAACCCAGCTCAAGCTGCCCGCGGTACTCTGCGTGCTGACTATGCTGCCAGCATCGATGAGAACGCTGTACACGGTTCTGACGCTCTGGCTTCTGCCGAGCGCGAAATCGCTTACTTCTTCGCTGCTGACGAGCTGTGCCCACGCACTCGCTAATCAGTCGCAGAAAATAAAAAAGGAGCCGAAAGGCTCCTTTTTTATTCCCCGTCACTCAGGGATTGGCCATACTCACATGCCGTTTTTGCAAATGATGGCCATGCCTGAATCGCGAATCCGGTGTGTCAGTGTGGCCACTCCTCAGTGATTGAGCCGCAGCTCGTGTCTGTGTTCGTGGCGATAATGGTCGTCACAGGACAGGCAACGCTGAACGGTGGGATCCCGTATCAACCTATCCTGCTCTATTTCGGATTCGCAATCGGCACACAGGCCGTAGAGTCCTAAATCCAACTGACACTGCGCCGCATCCAAACGGGTTAACCTGTCATAGATGAGATCATCCGCTAGGTGCAGTCGGGTAAGGGTATCGATAAGCTCGCTCAGCGAGGCTTTCAAGGCCGAGCCTTGTAGCTCGGGGAAGGGGAGCGCCGCTATCTCTTCCCTGAGTGTGGCTTCAAGCTGTGATAAAGCTTGTCTGGTATTGGCTATAGTCACGGTTATCCCCTGTCGTTACAGAAGTCCAATTCAACATGGATTGGATTTCAGTCTAGTAGCCCCGGTGCGCGGGACTATGACAAGGATCAAAACACTGTTCGATTTTTCATTTCAGCAGCGTGTAAAGCCTTTGCAGATCAAAGATTGCCACTGTTGCAAGCGTGCGGCGCTGTTTAAGTACCGCCCATTATGACTTCATTGGCGCCAGCTTGGTGGCTGCCAGTTTGAGGCCATTCAGTATGTCCTCGGTGGTTTTGTGAATTCGTATTTCCCTGAACAGGTCGTCCGCTTCCGGATATTCCCTGCTCAGGTAACTGAACCACTGTTTGATACGTGCCGGATAATAAGTGGCCTTCAGTCCTGAGGTTTCCAGCTCTGAGTAGTGGATCATCAATCTCAGCGTTGTGGCCCAATCATAGGGTGTGTCACCCTTAATGCTGGCAGCCAGGTTTGGCATTGACAAGGCACCCCGACCAATCATGATGCTGTCGCAGCCCGTTACTTCCATGCAGCGCAGGGCATCGTCACGGTTCCAGATTTCGCCGTTGGCGATGACCGGAATGGGCAAGCGCTCACGCACCTCGGTAATGTACTCCCAATAGGCGGGCGGTTTGTAACCGT
This portion of the Shewanella amazonensis SB2B genome encodes:
- the hscA gene encoding Fe-S protein assembly chaperone HscA, with the protein product MALLQIAEPGQSAAPHQHRLAVGIDLGTTNSLVAAVRSGEARTLADAQGRHSLPSIVRYAKEGISVGQEAELHSATDAANTIVSVKRFMGRSLADIEAGSQRFPYQFSASENGLPLFNTPQGQVNPVQVSAEILRPLIARAEDTLGGSLEGAVITVPAYFDDAQRQGTKDAAQLLGVKVLRLLNEPTAAAIAYGLDSGQEGVIAVYDLGGGTFDISILRLNRGVFEVLATGGDSALGGDDFDHLLGGYLAQQWGLDLADTGLGRKLMIEARRVKEALTETDTVTATLEYQGQAYHHDIDRGTFDALIAALVKKTIAACRRALRDAGIDAGEVLETVMVGGSTRVPLVRSEVEAFFGKAPLTSIDPDRVVAIGAAIQADILVGNKPESDLLLLDVIPLSLGIETMGGLVEKIVSRNTTIPVARAQEFTTFKDGQTAMAFHVVQGERELVQDCRSLARFTLKGIPPLAAGAAHIRVTFQVDADGLLSVTAMEKSTGVKSSIQVKPSFGLSDTEIATMLKDSMKHAKEDISRRMLAEQQVEAARVLESLHSALAKDKVLLSEEELNDITAAMAELAEVAKGDDADAILAAIERLDNQTQEFAAKRMDNSIRNALKGQSVDTI
- the fdx gene encoding ISC system 2Fe-2S type ferredoxin, coding for MPQIVFLPHEELCPDGAVVEAKVGESILDVALRNGIHIEHACEKSCACTTCHVVVREGFDELEPSDELEDDMLDKAWGLEPESRLSCQAKVVDCDLVVDIPKYTINMVSEG
- the rimK gene encoding 30S ribosomal protein S6--L-glutamate ligase codes for the protein MRIAVLSQGPELYSTRRLVEAAKERGHEVRVINPLECYMNINMRASSIHIAGEELPIFDAVIPRIGSAITFYGCAVLRQFEMMGVYTLNESVAVTRSRDKLRSMQLMSRRGIGLPITGFANKPSDIPDLIEMVGGAPLVIKLLEGTQGIGVVLAETRKAAESVIEAFMGLKANIMVQEYIREANGADIRCFVLGDKVVAAMKRQAAPGEFRSNLHRGGSATLVKLTPEERSVAVRAAKTMGLNVAGVDLLRSNHGPLVMEVNSSPGLEGIEGATGKDVAGAIIAFIEKAAHKKPKQTGARG
- the ndk gene encoding nucleoside-diphosphate kinase, which gives rise to MAIERTFSIIKPDAVAKNHIGAIYNRFESAGLKIIAAKMVHLTKEQAEGFYAEHSERPFFGALVSFMTSGPIMVQVLEGENAVLANREIMGATNPAQAARGTLRADYAASIDENAVHGSDALASAEREIAYFFAADELCPRTR
- a CDS encoding TraR/DksA C4-type zinc finger protein codes for the protein MTIANTRQALSQLEATLREEIAALPFPELQGSALKASLSELIDTLTRLHLADDLIYDRLTRLDAAQCQLDLGLYGLCADCESEIEQDRLIRDPTVQRCLSCDDHYRHEHRHELRLNH